Proteins encoded together in one Impatiens glandulifera chromosome 1, dImpGla2.1, whole genome shotgun sequence window:
- the LOC124920391 gene encoding protein EXECUTER 2, chloroplastic, whose product MAVTNGWERAGHSIPITQFKPCSSFYSSPTSSISVSFHGFLKNPINLKFALCRNWGTQKKQFLNKGRKSRNLCCLCSFGQNNSIDDIIPSSNWDWNRWTRHFSEIEQAESFTSVLKFQLEEAIEKEDFEEASKLKAVITEATSSDSVAKMMAQLKKAIDEERYHDASQMSKCMGSGLIGWWVGCPKDSNVPFGKLIRISPGVGRFVGRSYSPRQLVNSSPGSPLFEIFVVKNVDGTYTSQVVFLQRAKKNLEISTHSSSKSNKGPSTSDLSDNSNADVTKNENKTEKNEDKIVSVEGVTEEGITSVINFLKEKIPELKLKLMKFNVSEEVIGDIDAVKQLIDEDSEDKSSIESSDDEANIIEDTEPDRVIMGESEDASADGENLDMKVFIGGVLHNKEDTTIKDEFVRVPAEIENMERDSFVLHVPALTQDTTGEEKINVKVAAVAAKGISELMPSDVAKAFLGSDKISSKISKNVREIVKLAVSQAQKRDRLTEFTSFSRVLTSEGDLDPFDGLYVGAFGPYGTEVVQLRRKYGNWTSTSDSGKSSDVEFFEYVEAVKLTGDLNVPAGEVTFRAKIGRCNRNPNRGVYPDDLGVVASYKGQGRIAEFGFRKAKWVDGELLQLNGKGMGPYVRGADLGFLYVVPDQSFLVLFNRLKLPE is encoded by the exons atgGCAGTCACCAATGGATGGGAAAGAGCGGGGCATTCAATTCCAATCACCCAGTTCAAACCCTGCTCTTCGTTTTACTCTTCACCCACTTCGTCAATCTCAGTTTCCTTTCATGGTTTCCTGAAGAATCCAATCAATCTTAAATTCGCACTCTGTCGAAATTGGGGTACCCAGAAGAAACAATTTCTGAACAAGGGGAGGAAAAGTAGGAACCTTTGTTGTCTTTGTAGCTTTGGTCAGAATAACAGTATCGATGATATAATCCCTTCTTCGAATTGGGATTGGAATCGTTGGACACGCCATTTCTCCGAAATTGAACAAGCCGAAAGCTTTACCTCCGTTCTTAAG ttccAATTGGAAGAGGCAATAGAGAAAGAGGATTTTGAGGAAGCTTCAAAACTTAAAGCTGTTATTACAGAAGCAACATCCAGTGATAGTGTCGCAAAGATGATGGCCCAATTGAAG AAAGCAATTGATGAGGAACGTTACCATGATGCATCACAGATGTCTAAATGCATGGGAAGCGGACTg ATCGGATGGTGGGTTGGCTGTCCAAAGGATTCTAATGTTCCTTTTGGTAAACTGATTCGTATCAGTCCAGGGGTGGGTAGATTCGTTGGGAGGAGCTACAGTCCAAG ACAGCTGGTCAATTCATCTCCTGGATCAccattatttgaaatttttgtggTAAAAAATGTTGACGGAACATATACTTCTCAG GTTGTATTCTTGCAACGAGCCAAGAAAAACCTGGAGATCTCAACACATTCATCATCCAAGTCCAATAAAGGCCCCTCTACTTCTGATCTTAGTGATAACTCAAATGCTGATGTTACTAAGAACGAGAATAAGACAGAGAAAAACGAGGACAAGATTGTGAGCGTTGAGGGAGTGACCGAGGAAGGGATAACAAGCGTGATAAactttttgaaagaaaaaattccAGAACTGAAACTGAAACTTATGAAATTCAATGTTTCTGAAGAAGTGATTGGGGATATTGATGCAGTGAAACAGTTAATAGACGAAGACAGTGAGGATAAATCATCAATAGAGAGTTCTGATGATGAAGCGAATATCATAGAGGATACTGAACCTGACAGAGTAATTATGGGAGAAAGTGAAGATGCATCAGCAGATGGTGAAAATCTAGATATGAAGGTTTTTATTGGTGGAGTCTTGCATAATAAAGAAGATACTACTATTAAGGACGAATTTGTGCGTGTTCCAGCTGAAATTGAAAATATGGAAAGAGATTCCTTTGTGCTTCATGTTCCTGCACTGACCCAAGATACCACGGGGGAAGAGAAAATAAATGTCAAAGTCGCAGCTGTTGCTGCTAAAGGAATTTCTGAGCTCATGCCTTCAGATGTTGCCAAGGCATTTCTGGGTTCTGATAAGATATCTTCCAAG ATATCAAAAAACGTCCGTGAAATTGTCAAACTTGCGGTTAGTCAAGCTCAGAAGAGGGACAGGTTAACCGAATTCACAAGTTTTAGCAGAGTTTTAACTTCTGAAGGCGATTTAGATCCTTTTGATG GCTTGTACGTTGGCGCTTTTGGTCCCTATGGAACTGAAGTGGTGCAGTTGCGACGAAAGTATGGAAACTGGACTTCTACAAGTGATTCTGGCAAATCTTCAGATGTTGAATTTTTTGAATACGTCGAGGCAGTAAAACTTACGGGAGATCTGAATGTTCCTGCTGGCGAG GTCACTTTTCGTGCTAAAATTGGAAGATGCAATCGTAATCCCAATAGGGGTGTTTATCCAGATGATTTGGGAGTG GTTGCAAGCTATAAAGGTCAAGGACGGATAGCAGAATTTGGGTTCAGAAAGGCAAAGTGGGTCGATGGAGAACTACTCCAACTCAATGGCAAG GGAATGGGACCTTATGTACGAGGAGCAGATCTCGGTTTCCTTTATGTTGTGCCCGACCAGAGTTTTCTAGTACTTTTCAACCGGTTAAAACTACCCGAATGA
- the LOC124918112 gene encoding CASP-like protein 4A3 codes for MEARETKQQQQQQHRKQRSLSDDADSLHDCFHSPLHSDDPDPITSPSKAIVVVDKSISPIPSPKHLNKQKNRSPVVVVNRSVKDDGAPSVTKVSAGDLEGGGGGGGGVGGERQSRSAVTAILRRSKRAVVLKKVELGFRVLEMVLCLISFSVMVADKTEGWSGDSFDRYKEYRYCVVMSVIGFVYGAFQASDWTYHHVNGNHVIPPQFRYHFDFSMDQILAYLLMSASSCAATRVDDWVSNWGKDKFTEMATGSIVMSFLAFAAFAVSSLISGYNLCNKSSGGVN; via the exons ATGGAAGCTCGAGAAaccaaacaacaacaacaacaacaacatcgtAAACAAAGATCATTATCCGATGACGCCGATTCTCTCCACGATTGTTTCCATTCTCCTCTCCATTCCGACGATCCAGATCCAATCACGTCGCCATCCAAGGCAATTGTCGTCGTCGACAAGTCAATCTCTCCTATTCCATCTCCAAAACATTTAAACAAACAGAAGAACCGTTCGCCGGTTGTGGTGGTTAATCGATCTGTAAAGGATGACGGGGCACCTAGTGTTACGAAAGTTAGCGCAGGGGATTTGGAAGGaggcggtggtggtggtggtggtgtgGGAGGAGAAAGACAATCTAGGTCGGCAGTTACTGCGATTTTGAGAAGGTCTAAAAGAGCTGTGGTGTTGAAAAAGGTtgaattagggtttagggttttagagaTGGTGTTATGTTTGATCTCTTTCTCGGTTATGGTTGCTGATAAAACTGAAGGATGGAGTGGTGATTCTTTTGATCGTTACAAGGAATACAG GTACTGTGTAGTGATGAGTGTGATTGGTTTTGTATATGGTGCATTTCAAGCAAGTGACTGGACATATCATCATGTGAATGGAAATCATGTTATACCACCTCAATTTCGTTATCATTTTGATTTCTCAATGGATCAG ATACTGGCGTACCTACTAATGTCAGCATCGTCGTGTGCTGCCACGAGAGTAGATGACTGGGTATCAAATTGGGGCAAGGACAAATTCACAGAAATGGCTACCGGATCTATTGTAATGTCATTCCTAGCTTTCGCAGCCTTTGCTGTTAGTTCTCTCATCTCCGGTTACAACCTCTGTAACAAGTCATCTGGTGGCGTAAACTAG